In Nicotiana tabacum cultivar K326 chromosome 21, ASM71507v2, whole genome shotgun sequence, one DNA window encodes the following:
- the LOC107760664 gene encoding uncharacterized protein LOC107760664 isoform X1: MAKEYQLPFKVGQSAEARSFQSGFRSAWFRCKIKEINNKRGHWNARLEYFDYPDEKLTWMRLFQMPPYNIGKLKDKKQLMLRPQYPPVKLKNEVSGFSSISDAMIVVDGNWQAGDLVDWWANGCYWSGRLTKLLGNSKAEMALTPPPIGEGALYEIHFKDLRPSLDWSPNFGWTVLASQDGDSVRRCAQLIQPVNQALGRFPALEMHSMSEGRKDSQATAGSSSHLSSPTNLYANSLPGSEETKDFKTTGLVEQSSIIDLPKEAANTSKKVSRSDINSGSQLGDKLEKEASWSDNGSTSCIAIDPAKTAETTENFYLSNCPLKKFRTSDGVRLHSMGSDSMEAAILDLEELANKIKWLKGLLEFGKPVSNASRPSWKFVEHHASSGNK, from the exons ATGGCGAAGGAGTATCAATTGCCTTTCAAGGTTGGGCAATCCGCGGAAGCGAGGTCTTTCCAGAGTGGATTTCGTAGTGCATGGTTTCGGTGTAAG ATAAAGGAGATTAACAACAAAAGAGGACATTGGAATGCGCGATTGGAATATTTTGATTATCCAGATGAAA AACTGACTTGGATGAGGCTGTTCCAAATGCCCCCATATAACATTGGGAAGTTGAAGGACAAAAAGCAACTAATGCTGCGGCCGCAGTATCCTCCAGTCAAGCTTAAAAATGAAGTTTCAGGTTTCAGTTCAATTTCTGATGCTATGATAGTTGTAGATGGTAATTGGCAGGCAGGTGATTTGGTTGATTGGTGGGCTAATGGCTGTTATTGGTCTGGGCGACTGACAAAGTTACTTGGCAACAGTAAAGCTGAG ATGGCATTGACACCACCTCCTATTGGTGAAGGTGCACTTTATGAAATTCATTTCAAAGATTTACGCCCATCCTTAGATTGGTCCCCAAATTTTGGTTGGACTGTTCTTGCATCCCAG GATGGTGATAGTGTCCGTCGATGTGCTCAACTAATTCAACCTGTCAACCAAG CCCTTGGTCGCTTTCCAGCTTTGGAAATGCATTCCATGAGTGAAGGGAGAAAGGACAGCCAAGCAACAGCTGGGTCTTCATCACATCTTTCTTCACCTACTAATTTATACGCAAACTCGCTCCCAGGCTCAGAGGAAACGAAGGATTTTAAAACCACAGGGTTAGTAGAACAATCCTCGATCATTGACCTTCCAAAGGAAGCTGCGAACACATCAAAGAAAGTCAGTCGGTCAGATATTAATTCTGGTTCTCAGTTGGGAGATAAATTAGAAAAGGAAGCCAGTTGGTCAGATAATGGTTCTACGTCCTGTATTGCAATTGATCCAGCAAAAACCGCTGAGACAACTGAAAACTTTTACCTTTCCAATTGTCCTTTGAAGAAGTTTAGAACCAGTGATGGTGTTCGGTTACATTCAATGGGTTCTGACTCAATGGAGGCAGCGATTTTGGATTTGGAGGAACTTGCAAACAAAATTAAATGGCTGAAAGGACTGCTTGAGTTCGGAAAACCCGTGTCTAATGCTAGCAGGCCTTCATGGAAGTTCGTGGAACATCATGCATCTTCCGGAAATAAATGA
- the LOC107760664 gene encoding uncharacterized protein LOC107760664 isoform X2: MRLFQMPPYNIGKLKDKKQLMLRPQYPPVKLKNEVSGFSSISDAMIVVDGNWQAGDLVDWWANGCYWSGRLTKLLGNSKAEMALTPPPIGEGALYEIHFKDLRPSLDWSPNFGWTVLASQDGDSVRRCAQLIQPVNQALGRFPALEMHSMSEGRKDSQATAGSSSHLSSPTNLYANSLPGSEETKDFKTTGLVEQSSIIDLPKEAANTSKKVSRSDINSGSQLGDKLEKEASWSDNGSTSCIAIDPAKTAETTENFYLSNCPLKKFRTSDGVRLHSMGSDSMEAAILDLEELANKIKWLKGLLEFGKPVSNASRPSWKFVEHHASSGNK; this comes from the exons ATGAGGCTGTTCCAAATGCCCCCATATAACATTGGGAAGTTGAAGGACAAAAAGCAACTAATGCTGCGGCCGCAGTATCCTCCAGTCAAGCTTAAAAATGAAGTTTCAGGTTTCAGTTCAATTTCTGATGCTATGATAGTTGTAGATGGTAATTGGCAGGCAGGTGATTTGGTTGATTGGTGGGCTAATGGCTGTTATTGGTCTGGGCGACTGACAAAGTTACTTGGCAACAGTAAAGCTGAG ATGGCATTGACACCACCTCCTATTGGTGAAGGTGCACTTTATGAAATTCATTTCAAAGATTTACGCCCATCCTTAGATTGGTCCCCAAATTTTGGTTGGACTGTTCTTGCATCCCAG GATGGTGATAGTGTCCGTCGATGTGCTCAACTAATTCAACCTGTCAACCAAG CCCTTGGTCGCTTTCCAGCTTTGGAAATGCATTCCATGAGTGAAGGGAGAAAGGACAGCCAAGCAACAGCTGGGTCTTCATCACATCTTTCTTCACCTACTAATTTATACGCAAACTCGCTCCCAGGCTCAGAGGAAACGAAGGATTTTAAAACCACAGGGTTAGTAGAACAATCCTCGATCATTGACCTTCCAAAGGAAGCTGCGAACACATCAAAGAAAGTCAGTCGGTCAGATATTAATTCTGGTTCTCAGTTGGGAGATAAATTAGAAAAGGAAGCCAGTTGGTCAGATAATGGTTCTACGTCCTGTATTGCAATTGATCCAGCAAAAACCGCTGAGACAACTGAAAACTTTTACCTTTCCAATTGTCCTTTGAAGAAGTTTAGAACCAGTGATGGTGTTCGGTTACATTCAATGGGTTCTGACTCAATGGAGGCAGCGATTTTGGATTTGGAGGAACTTGCAAACAAAATTAAATGGCTGAAAGGACTGCTTGAGTTCGGAAAACCCGTGTCTAATGCTAGCAGGCCTTCATGGAAGTTCGTGGAACATCATGCATCTTCCGGAAATAAATGA